A window of the Rhizobium brockwellii genome harbors these coding sequences:
- the visN gene encoding transcriptional regulator VisN yields the protein MDMNVIQASKGERQMANFASAVVPDLLPRDELLQRLHGVASTGRLQSGLRALTDYVGASYYLLARCDLLQESGLDFIVSSDWPFDLVRDIANDLVRGYARSTELEKCMQVFQPNFALLPDSAEVPDGASRQYCSVTFNVGRSRLALMFLFGEGFILSPERLRDVGLLAGYVASFLRCGGTKVDRDFDLTDRELECLFWIAEGKTSDEIAMILGISRNTINNYITSVMRKTATKTRSEAIAFAVRNNLV from the coding sequence ATGGATATGAATGTAATTCAGGCGAGCAAAGGCGAGAGGCAGATGGCGAATTTCGCGAGTGCGGTGGTGCCGGATTTGTTGCCGCGCGATGAGCTGCTCCAGCGCCTCCACGGCGTCGCCAGCACCGGCAGGTTGCAGTCTGGTCTGCGCGCACTGACGGACTACGTGGGTGCTTCGTACTACCTTCTGGCGCGCTGCGATCTCCTCCAGGAAAGTGGCCTCGATTTCATCGTTTCGTCTGACTGGCCTTTCGACCTGGTCAGGGACATCGCCAATGATCTGGTCCGCGGCTATGCCCGATCGACCGAGCTGGAAAAATGCATGCAGGTCTTCCAGCCGAATTTTGCTCTTCTGCCTGACAGTGCCGAGGTTCCGGATGGCGCCAGCCGCCAATATTGTTCGGTGACCTTCAATGTCGGCCGGTCGCGGCTGGCCTTGATGTTTCTGTTCGGCGAGGGGTTCATCCTTTCGCCGGAGCGCCTGCGCGATGTCGGCCTGCTTGCAGGTTATGTCGCGAGCTTCCTTCGCTGCGGCGGTACGAAGGTCGATCGCGATTTCGATTTGACCGACCGCGAGCTGGAATGCCTGTTCTGGATCGCCGAGGGCAAGACGAGCGACGAGATCGCGATGATTCTTGGAATATCCCGCAATACCATCAACAACTACATCACCAGCGTGATGCGCAAGACGGCGACCAAGACCCGGTCCGAGGCCATTGCCTTCGCCGTCCGCAATAATCTGGTATAG
- the visR gene encoding transcriptional regulator VisR, which translates to MGYPSGRTMSSAEQLRMVRVNRISSRSDLFPRLIAMQKLADAQGFAIFRVSGSGIPAKQRLVCELENWGSSNAGFGKAFTDAYGDILLDHIDKSLLPLSWAGGYDRAAPGPADFSPFMTRLQDGILPFSGLAFPVRLGAVGNGFILFTGDEIDPSSDTIVELHGRCCHIMMDLLSLDERRTAAAEALSEREIACLQLAGDGRISEEIADKLGLSVHTVNAYLGSATIKLDSVNRIQAIAKAIRLGYIS; encoded by the coding sequence ATGGGGTATCCATCAGGCAGGACGATGAGCAGCGCCGAGCAGCTGCGCATGGTACGTGTGAACAGGATTTCCAGCCGGTCCGATCTTTTTCCGCGGCTGATCGCGATGCAGAAGCTCGCCGATGCGCAAGGCTTCGCGATCTTCCGCGTCAGCGGCTCGGGCATTCCGGCAAAGCAGCGGCTTGTCTGCGAACTCGAGAACTGGGGGTCTTCCAATGCCGGTTTCGGCAAGGCCTTCACGGATGCCTACGGCGATATTCTTCTCGACCATATCGACAAGTCGCTGCTGCCGCTCTCATGGGCCGGCGGTTACGATCGTGCGGCACCCGGACCGGCGGACTTCTCGCCGTTCATGACGCGGCTGCAGGACGGTATTCTGCCTTTCTCCGGACTTGCCTTTCCGGTGCGGCTTGGCGCCGTCGGCAACGGCTTCATCCTTTTCACCGGCGATGAGATCGATCCCTCGAGCGATACCATCGTCGAACTGCACGGTCGCTGCTGCCATATCATGATGGATCTGCTCTCGCTCGACGAGCGCCGCACGGCTGCTGCCGAGGCGCTCAGCGAACGCGAGATCGCCTGTCTTCAGCTGGCCGGCGACGGCCGCATCAGCGAAGAGATTGCCGACAAGCTCGGCCTCTCCGTGCACACCGTGAACGCCTATCTCGGCTCGGCGACCATCAAGCTCGATTCCGTCAATCGCATCCAAGCGATCGCCAAGGCGATCCGGCTCGGTTATATCAGCTGA